ATGCGCTGTGGGTTACTCTGGGTAACTTGTTACTTCTCCTCATCATTATCGGTAtcgtatatatttttttaactgaatttCTTTACTattcattcacatttttttatgctgCACTGTGTGATAAGACAACGAGTAGCAGATGAGATTAATAAGGATTTTAATAAAGAATTGGAAAACTCAAATTAGTGGAAATAAATAAGTACTAACAAAATGTGTGCGAGTTTTTATTTTGGACAAATAAGAGGATTACTGGAGtctatgaaaatgaaaaaataaatcatatttttcacagcaaatcattatttattctgaataattaaataatgcaattaatACAGTCCTTTGCACTCAAGCACTGAGGAAACACCACCTTGTTTAGCGTACGCTAATATTTGTTTAGACTTGATTTATATTTACCATTAGTGCTAAACATGTCTTCATGCCACTGTAAAATATGTTGGTCTCTAGTCTGcattaaacacaatttttaaCGATCATATATGTGTCAAGCTGAGATATGAAGTTAGTGTTCATCTGATGGCTTCAGTAGATTATATGATACATGCATCTCTGCAGCTGCGGCAGAAACCAAAGCCTCATCACAGTGTATCTGTTTCACTGCTGGCTTTGCAGAACGCGCTGTGCTGCACAGCAGTGCTGGAGACACTAAAGAGACGTTTCAGCTCAGTGTTAAAACTCAAACATTCAAACCTTAATTGCCCGAGGCTGATCAGGTtatagagagaaaataaatgtcGGTAATTTGATCTTTCTCAGTGTGCCAGCTCAACCTTTAGTGTGCACACACATAAGAGGAACCAAAACAGGAGGAACTGATGATTCTGTTCAGACTCCTGGATGCGTATCGCCAAAACAAAGCTGTGCATTCGATTGTATCAAATTAAACATTAGCTTTAAGGTGTTAGAAAGTATGTTTTAGCAAAATGTCACTCCAAATACAGATTACAAAAAACTGGGAATAAGCCAAATACAAGCGATGGGAATTGGGAAAATgataaatgcaattttttaagTCTTTTCTAAAATAATTCACTTCAGCGAACACATTTCCGCCTGCCCTGAAACCACTGTGATGTAAGATAGTAATGCACACAGAAATGGTGCATAACCCGGTGACTGTGATTCCTATACGCCACAGAAAATATCTACTtaaaggcgaaattaaaaccttttaccgcaacacacatttattcacaacgtcctttcttcactcagataaaaaaaaaaaagaatgaactcCAAcgaaaaaattattattaatcactaaacatttgttttactgatgcaccaagtctgaAATGAAGCACCAAAATCGGCCATGATGCACATGCcgccaattaaaaccgtccgtgtggaaacatggcaaaaaATCCATTTAGTGACTTATGTGATTTAAAAgaccataattactttcaaacatttacaataatattttgccttcatggtttcactaataataaacatttaaaacaataaatacatttgcatgaagcatccatatttgtccatgcacaTTTTGAGTAGAGtaataaaaacttaaaattatttatttaaggtacaATTAGAACAGAtcttcgttgggagtgacgacgagggacaggattagaaatgagtttattagagggacagcccatgttggacgatttggagacaaggtgagggaggtttCTGAATGGAAGATGGAGCTGGTTATCATTGTAACTTGGGAActacatatctatatataaacactataaataTCCAGAAGAATCATTTCTAAATGTCAATGACATCTGTTTATTAACTACAGGCATTAGAAAAAAGCTCACTAAAATTCCCACAGGTTGTAATTATTATACTTTGTGAAGCATTtgaggtattttttttaaatacattttgatgcagattttaaatgaggTGTATAGAACAAGCCAGCATTACACTATTACCACCGATATGAGCATTCAGGAaccaacctaaaaaaaaacacctcaccAACAACaagtatttaaatgaatttatttatatgaataaggtcaaattacaaaaaaaattataatgtatatatatatatatataaaaaaaaaacccacaaatgtAGCAGAAATTACATGCCGGAAAAGTTTGTAACACAATTTGGCAAAAAGAACAATACATTCACAACAGGGCAGAACATCAGAAAAGTGTTCACATTGGtctataaaacagaaaaagaaaaaaagagatgaaatgGCACTTAAAAtcagaacactttttttttgcactggatAAAACGTATACATTGTCAGCGATTTGAATCCAACTGCATAGCAGTCAACCGCTTCGAACCCTGATGATATTTTCAAAAAACGTTTATTTATCTCCCATTTATTAATACAACATATCCACCCAGTAGGGCTAATGTGCAAATGTGCTTCCAGCATCAGAAAGGCAGGAATGCTTGCGCACAGCACCAAGTGCCTGGTCATCACCCGCATCGGCTACACGGAGAGGCTCGAATCAGTGCCGACTGGGCTGTAATTGGACACTAGTGACATGGTAGATGCTGTGAATAATTCAACCAGCCTGCAGTGCGAATTTCAACAGAGAATGACTGGAATGTTCGAAAATCTTGAGAAtcataaaatgataaattatatttattatataaactgATGATTATTGAGTTACATCTATTTAGGAAAACTCAGCCCTGAGTTCAAGTGTATGTTCTTTTCATAATGGCAACCTGGTAACGTCTCTTTAAAAggttttacacattgaaaacCGTACATTTGTGCCAGATGCAGTACTTCCAGGAAGGAATTTTCAGATTGCCCATTCTTTGCCAGTGTCTCTATTTGCTTTTTGTAAAAGAGTTGAAAAAGCCCTTGATGGTCTGCTCGATGTTGGGCATGTTATAGTTCTGCACAGCGTAGATGCCTGTGCAAGTTCCTACGAGGACGCCCATGATGGCTGACGAACGCAGTTTCGCTACGACATATCCAGCCAGgaagcccttgagcaagggaGAGCCCAGAACCCTTCCATTCTAAATCAAAACAAACAGGTAGGTTATGAAAAGGTTCAGCTTCagctttcattcatttcttccTGTGCTCGTTaacacaaacttttattttaatgaccCACATCATGCAACGTTCACAACTCTTTGATGTACAGATTTACTTTCCATTGCAGTTCTTCcctaaaaaacattaatactcTTTTCTGTTCCAATAAACCTGGAAGAGTCTTggacacagcagcagcagcaatgaATCCCTAGATTCTGACGTACCTGGGGACCTCCATCCTGCACCTCACTCTCCACTCGCCTCCGAATGTCCTCCAGCTGACCTTTAAGCAGAGTTAGATCCTTCAGCGGTCTAAAAGGGTCCTAAAAAACACATGACACAAATAAACAGGGGAAAGTCccttaaaaaatctaaaagaacCACTCAAGACCAAGAAATGTTGCAGATTTAAAACATACTGAGACAAGTAGAAAAACG
This Silurus meridionalis isolate SWU-2019-XX chromosome 15, ASM1480568v1, whole genome shotgun sequence DNA region includes the following protein-coding sequences:
- the LOC124398220 gene encoding SLC35A4 upstream open reading frame protein; amino-acid sequence: MADDKDPFRPLKDLTLLKGQLEDIRRRVESEVQDGGPQNGRVLGSPLLKGFLAGYVVAKLRSSAIMGVLVGTCTGIYAVQNYNMPNIEQTIKGFFNSFTKSK